The genomic stretch GAACTTCTCATAATTAATATCCCATAAGTGTTTTTATTTCTTTTATTTTATCTTTTTGCCTCATTAATTGCTCTCCTATGAGAACTGCATTTACTTTATTTTCTTCTAAAAGTTTTATATCTTCTCTGCTTTTTATACCGCTTTCAGAAATTGATATTATATTTTCTGGAATAAGTTTTATAAGATCAAATGTATTTTTTATGCTGGTTTCAAAAGTTTTTAAATTTCTATTATTAATACCTATTATTCTTGTGTTGGAAGAAAGTGCCTTATTTAAATCATCTTCATCATGCACTTCTACTATAACAGAAAGCCCCAAACTATCAGCAAGTGAAAAATAATCAGCTAATTGATTTTTATCAAGTATGGCAGCTATAAGTAAAACAGCATCTGCATTAATAGCTTTAGCCTCATATATCATATATTCATCTATTGTAAAATCTTTTCTTAAAACAGGAATACTTATATTTTTTTTAATATTCTCTAAATATTCATTACTTCCTAAAAAATAATAAGGCTCGGTTAAACATGATAAAGCACTAGCACCAGCTCTCTCATAATCTTTTGCTATATTAATATAATCAAAGTCATTAGATATAATACCTTTTGAAGGAGAAGCCTTTTTTACTTCGCATATAAAACTAACACTTTTTTTGATTGAGTTTTCAAATAAAAAATTATTATTATTAGATTTATTTTCTGCTAACTCTCTTATTCTCTGTAAAGAGATATTTTTTTTATTAATTTCAACTCTTTCTTTTGTTTTTTCTACTATATTGTCAAGTATTTTCATAATATAAAACCCCGA from Brachyspira murdochii DSM 12563 encodes the following:
- the trpC gene encoding indole-3-glycerol phosphate synthase TrpC: MKILDNIVEKTKERVEINKKNISLQRIRELAENKSNNNNFLFENSIKKSVSFICEVKKASPSKGIISNDFDYINIAKDYERAGASALSCLTEPYYFLGSNEYLENIKKNISIPVLRKDFTIDEYMIYEAKAINADAVLLIAAILDKNQLADYFSLADSLGLSVIVEVHDEDDLNKALSSNTRIIGINNRNLKTFETSIKNTFDLIKLIPENIISISESGIKSREDIKLLEENKVNAVLIGEQLMRQKDKIKEIKTLMGY